One stretch of Mangifera indica cultivar Alphonso chromosome 9, CATAS_Mindica_2.1, whole genome shotgun sequence DNA includes these proteins:
- the LOC123226166 gene encoding uncharacterized protein LOC123226166: protein MEEFEMEEFMVDEFVLDFDYEFDAPQYFDFSQPETFEETTETERWFESAASYHPSSFIPNSDWRYDIPEDGGSDNSDSRSVSSVGANTDASSRGLDFCNHMDQDIPKSKTKSVIKSLSRSSTLMKPTASYLAKQIQTQEVNSKQFLGRFQKLYGKMDKSQNSYLIENLATKRQKLEAGYLCKVSHLKHRAFTLHKVPNKAGDLGVIMVYARSKVTTPREPNLKTANRAQKHRSKVNAGSAEHAKTNAYTFQARHSNRKIFKSPASPLIKKSTLRLIESQEFQLRTSERARQHAHNSVATRHNYNSVSQNETKYSIRLNSVYAQKEEKCAVTQKAKSHHCKKLNKGEIGVLQKIKQGTIFPMEFDIPEDKTFLNQPPIELLQKLSLSSGHTNIKPQSKMRVPLKDSKESTQNSIHSEYKMMKTIKKNSQRFIQNNSPRTAENRYQGGKASTCRRITEVGGNINRSLAVR from the exons ATGGAGGAATTCGAAATGGAGGAGTTTATGGTAGATGAATTTGTACTTGATTTTGACTACGAATTTGATGCGCCTCAATACTTTGATTTCTCTCAACCAGAAACTTTCGAAGAAACTACAGAAACTGAACGCTGGTTCGAATCGGCCGCAAGTTATCATCCTTCGT cTTTTATTCCGAATTCAGACTGGAGATATGATATCCCTGAGGACGGGGGAAGCGACAATAGTGATTCTAGAAGCGTGAGTTCTGTTGGTGCTAATACTGACGCTTCTTCAAGAG GACTGGATTTCTGTAACCACATGGACCAAGATATCCCAAAATCCAAAACCAAGTCTGTGATCAAGTCTTTATCAAGGAGTTCAACTTTAATGAAACCCACAGCAAGTTACTTGGCAAAGCAGATTCAAACTCAAGAAGTTAATTCCAAACAATTTTTGGGAAG GTTTCAAAAGCTGTACGGAAAAATGGACAAGTCACAGAATTCTTATTTGATTGAGAACCTAGCTACCAAGAGACAAAAGCTGGAAGCTGGTTATTTATGCAAG GTTTCTCATCTGAAGCATCGAGCTTTTACCTTACACAAGGTTCCTAACAAG GCAGGAGACCTTGGGGTTATTATGGTGTATGCTAGATCTAAAGTTACTACTCCTAGAGAACCCAATCTGAAAACTGCAAATAGAGCGCAAAAACATCG GTCCAAGGTTAATGCAGGGTCAGCTGAACATGCAAAAACAAATGCTTACACCTTTCAAGCACGTCATTCGAACAGAAAA ATCTTTAAATCTCCTGCATCGCCTCTCATCAAAAAGAGCACACTTCGGCTGATTGAGAGTCAA GAGTTTCAGCTGAGAACATCTGAGAGGGCCAGGCAACATGCACATAACAGT GTAGCAACCAGGCATAATTATAATTCTGTCTCACAAAATGAAACCAAATATTCCATAAG ACTGAACTCTGTCTATGCCCAAAAGGAAGAGAAATGTGCAGTAACACAAAAGGCTAAATCTCACCATTGCAAGAAG TTAAATAAAGGAGAAATTGGTGTCTTACAGAAGATCAAACAGGGAACCATATTTCCAATG GAATTTGATATTCCTGAAGATAAGACATTTTTGAATCAGCCACCAATTGAACTACTACAAAAG CTCTCCCTTTCATCTGGCCACACTAACATAAAACCCCAGTCAAAGATGCGAGTTCCTTTGAAG GATTCAAAAGAGAGCACACAAAATTCCATCCATTCGGAATACAAG ATGATGAAAACAATCAAGAAAAATTCTCAAAGGTTCATTCAGAACAATTCTCCAAGGACTGCTGAGAACCGGTACCAAGGTGGAAAAGCATCAACTTGTAGAAGGATTACTGAAGTTGGAGGGAACATTAACAG GAGCTTGGCTGTCCGCTGA
- the LOC123226471 gene encoding heat shock 22 kDa protein, mitochondrial-like gives MDQMTENPFFAGTQGGIRRGWDAEENENALILRIYMPGLGKEDVKVSVEQNTLVIKGERAKEVDDEESVRYTSRMDLPEKKYKTNEIKAEMKNGVLKVAVPRVKEEERIDVFHVNVE, from the coding sequence ATGGACCAAATGACAGAGAATCCGTTCTTTGCGGGGACACAAGGCGGGATACGTAGAGGCTGGGATgcggaagaaaatgaaaatgccttgaTTCTCCGGATCTACATGCCGGGGCTAGGAAAGGAAGATGTGAAGGTTTCAGTGGAACAGAACACTCTGGTGATCAAAGGAGAAAGAGCGAAAGAAGTTGATGATGAAGAGAGCGTAAGGTACACGAGCAGAATGGACTTGCCTGAGAAGAAGTACAAGACCAACGAGATTAAGGCGGAGATGAAGAACGGTGTATTGAAGGTGGCGGTGCCCAGGGTTAAGGAAGAGGAGAGGATTGACGTGTTCCATGTCAACGTTGAGTGA